A stretch of DNA from Equus asinus isolate D_3611 breed Donkey chromosome 20, EquAss-T2T_v2, whole genome shotgun sequence:
CTGCGGAGTTTCCCAGAATCCCTGCTGTTCCACATCCACGTCTGTCGGCATCCTCCCGGGGACACCCCTAGAGGCTCTGAGCCGGGAGACCTCTCTGTGCCCCGCCTCCTTCATCgcccgccaccccccccccccaggtccCCACCGTCCTTCAGTCCACGGCTGGGTTTAACCCCACTACAGAGAAGCCGGGTGGACCGCTCACAAGCCCACAGCCCCATCACAACCTCCATGTGTCCCGAGGGGGTTTGTTCCTTTCCCTGCACATTTGGACGCGGTCCTGGCCCAATGGGCCTGACTCCCCCAGACGCGGACCCACACCCACAAGGTCAGGTTCGCGGGTTCTTTGCAGGGGGGCGGCCTGCCCACCGCAGGAACCAACAGAGGGGACAGGTGTTAGGGGATCTGGGGGCAGAGTGCAGTGCAGAGGACGCTGAATGAAACAGTCTTTACTGGCTCAGAGCAACGCAGACCACATGCCCCGGTTCTGGGCGGCCAGGGGGACCCCAGAGCTAAGACAGAGGTGCAGCAACGAGCCAGGAACCCCCTGCGGGAAGCTCTGCAGCTGGACTGGAAATCCAGGCTGAGGCGCTGGGACTCGGGTCCTGCAAGCCCTGGGGCGCCGCGCCCGCCCGGCTGTGCCTCTGCAGCGGTCTCTGCCCGTCTgcgcgggggggcgggggggcgtcCAGTAGGGACGCTGGGAGCAGCGGGCGTTTTGGTCCTTTGTGGCTGGCTGATGGGGCCTGGCCTCCCAGCCTGAGGACCACTGCTTTTCCAAGAGCCACAGGCTGCGCGTCCTGCCCCTGGGGGCTGGCCGGGTAGGAAGCCCCAGGAAACGGCAGCCTTGTTCCGTGTGGCCGAGGGGCTGGCTGCAGGTCCCGGATGCTCCAGGCCTCCTGGTCCTCGGCCAGGTCCCTGTGGTGTCAGGAGGGTCGAGGGTAGGGAGCCGGGCAGGTGGTCAATTGGCTCCCCTCCCCTTGTTCCAGGCGAGGACACAGCCCTTCTGTTCCCTTCTAGGGCCCGTCCCAAACCTGGGGGGCAGGGAAGGCAGCTGGGTGGCGGGAGAGCAGGCTGGGCAAGGGGGACGGCTCCCCAGGAGGAAAAGGCCTGTGGGAAGTGTCCCCAGGGGTGGTAAGGGTGGTCTCTGCCGCACCCCTTGAAACCACCGGTTTGTCTTTCCTACAGCTGTGTTCTGAAGGTGCACCTTGTGCTGGGGGGCGGGTGTCGCAGCCTGGAGAAAGTATCGGGGAAGGAGACTGGGTCACACAGGACCCGGGTACAGAGCAGCAGGAGGGCATCCGGGCAGGGGCCCAgggtgtgcaaaggccctggggcagcaaGAGACTCGGCCCCGGTGGTGGCACCAAGAGATGCCTGGAGGCGgcggtggtggtgggaggggacgCTAGCCTGACCCCAATCTGAGGATATCGGAAACAAACTTAAATGCACTTCAAATGTTACTTGAGGAAAGTGCAGAGGCTCGTTTGTAGGACCAAGCGCCAGGTCCAGTGTTCCTGCGTGCCGAGTTTTCGAGAGGCGGACCCCACCCTCTCCCGGCGGCCCCTCCCCAGCGCGCCCACTCAAGGACTGCGCGACGGGGGCGCCCGGCGGGCTGCGCGGAGGAGGCGCCGTCGTGCACCCCGCCGACCTGCCGCTCCGATCCCCGCAGACTGCGGCCTGGCGCCGGCGGCGGCGCTGACCAGGATCGTGGGCGGCAGCGCGGCGGGCCGCGGGGAGTGGCCGTGGCAGGTGAGCCTGTGGCTGCGGCGCCGGGAGCACCGCTGCGGGGCCGTGCTGGTGGCCGAGAGGTGGCTGCTGTCGGCGGCGCACTGCTTCGACGTGTGAGTCCGCCCGCCTCCGGCCCCCACTGCCCCAGGCCTCTCCTCCTCCCGGCagccctccccccccaccccccccaccccccgggccCGACCACCGCGCTGGGGGCCAGTCCAGCGCTGCAGCCCTCACCAAACCCGGGGGGGTCTGCAGCCTCTCCTCGTCCCAGGCCAGGCGTGCGGGCGACATCCGGGTCTCTGGGGAACTGCAGGACACTTCCACACCCCGCCCCCCTCGGATTAGCGCCAGCCCCCAAAGGCCACCCAGTGGGGAGTCCCCTTCCTGGCAGGGTGCTCAGTCGGTGAGCCAGGCGAGGGGCGCCGTCCTCCACGGAGACACCCAGCTCAGGGTGCACACTGTGCGCCTTGCGCGCCAGGGTCAGAAACAGTGGGCAGGGGCACGGGGTCCCCTCGCCCTCACCCCTCCCCTAGGAGAAAGGGACGACTCTTAGCCCCATTTGTGGATGAGCAACCCGAGGCCAGAGGTCAGGCGCCCTGCCCACGGTCCCCAGCCGGCCGCTGGGGGCACAAGCGAGGCCGCGGACACAGCCCCTGCGCGGGCAGGGTCCAGGGGAGGCGCaggcgggcgggggccggggatCCGGGCCGACGCCTGTCCCCGCGCGCCCCGCAGCTACGGGGACCCCAAGCAGTGGGCGGCCTTCCTGGGCACGCCGTTCCTGAGCGGCGCGGACGGGCAGCTGGAGCGCGTGGCGCGCATCCACAGGCACCCTTTCTACAACCTCTACACGCTCGACTACGACGTGGCGCTGCTGGAGCTGGCGGGGCCCGTGCGCCGCAGCCGCCTGGTGCGCCCCATCTGCCTGCCCGagcccgcgccccggccccccgACGGCGCGCGCTGCGTCATCACCGGCTGGGGCTCGGTGCGCGAGGGAGGTAGGCGTCCGGGGGCGTCGGCAAGGCCCCCCAGCCCGGGCCCCGCGTGCAGGGGTGGGGGCCCCACGGTGCAGGGCGGGCGCGCGGCTCCAGCGGCCCGTCTCCCCCGCAGGCTCGATGGCGCGGCAGCTTCAGAAGGCGGCCGTGCGCCTCCTGAGCGAGCAGACGTGTCGCCGCTTCTACCCGGTGCAGATCAGCAGCCGCATGCTGTGCGCGGGCTTCCCGCAGGGCGGCGTGGACAGCTGCTCGGTGAGCGCACTTTGCCGCTGAaagaggggctgggggggggggggtccaggTCCCACCCGGAAGGAGGGCGAGCTCTCCTCGCTCCAGGGCCCCCCAGCCAGGCCCCACCCTCCAGTGCGAGCTTCTCACGCGGATCGAGCCGGGCACCTTTTCGGCCGTGGAGTTTTCGCTCCGTTTATTTGGCGTCCATTATGAACCCATTTCCACTCCCGCGCGTCCTCCCCGGGCCCCGCAGAGCAGGGACGGGAGGGGCAGCCGTGCGAGGCGCTTTCGGCTCCGGGACCGCAGTGGTGGGGGGTCCGTAGACGCCTGCCAGCCAGATGAATGGGTCATCCTAGCACTCAAGCCTTCTCCCAGATAGCAAGTGAGGCTCACAGCGAGCCCTGGTGACCCAGGGGTGTGATGAGGCCCGAGGGCTGCGGTCGGGGAGGTACCGGCCTGCTCTGAGgacctcttctctcctcctcagggTGATGCTGGGGGCCCCCTTGCCTGCAGGGAGCCCTCCGGCCGGTGGGTGCTAACTGGGGTCACCAGCTGGGGTTACGGCTGCGGGCGGCCCCACTTCCCGGGCGTCTATACCCGGGTGGCTGCCGTGAGAGGCTGGATCGGGCAGAACATCCAGGAGTGACCGCCACGTGGCTGCGCAGGCCTGGGAGAAGCCGGAAAGGCAGCAGGGACCAGCTGGCCACCAAGCCCAAGCAGGGGGCgtccaggcggcggcggcgggggtgggggagccgCGGGGAACAGGAGGCACTTGTACTGTGTGTTTTGTCCCAATAAACGCAGCCCCTGTCCCCAGCCTGCTCGCTCTTCAACTGCATGTCACCGCAAGAACCACTTGGCTGCCCCTCATCCAGGACCCAGAAATGGGAGGAAGGGTGGCCTTTGGGACTGGGCGAGGTCAGCCTCACCTTCAAGGCCCCCTTGGGTGCGAACACATTTCCGGTCACCTGCGAACCAGGTACCACCCAGGAGAAAAGATGGGGGCGGGGTGCCCAGGTGCACGCGGCACCTTCTCCCACGAGATCCCTGCAGGGAAGACGCACAGGGTGCTCTCCGCGCCCCCTCGGCAATTTATTTGTCACCCCCGAGGTGGGGGGGTCACAGCTCAGTTGGGGTCTGACCACGTCCCCCCAGGTCCCAACCCGGATTCTGGGTCCAGGACTCGAGGTAGACCTGGGCACAGCAGGAGGGGTGCCAGCGCTCTGGGAAGTGCCCAGCGCCCCCGGGACGCGAGCTGCAGGCGCTGGCAGGTGCGGGTGGGCGGCGGAGGGGGCGGAGTCCCCAGTGTCCCAGCACCGGTCGCGTCCTCGTAAAGTCCACGCACGCCGGCCCGTTCCGCCAAGGACATCTGTGGACATGGCCGGGGAGGGGTGCTGCCGGCGGCCCGGTCACATGTTGGCTCGTTCCCGCTGCAGCCGCGAGTTGTAGGCGCGGGACACGGTGTTCCAGGCGTCCATGTAGCGGTCCATGCACATGGCGATGCACTTCTGCAGGCGGGAGCGCGCGCGGCTCAGCTCGACCCGGGCAGCGGACTGCGTACGCGCACGGCCCACCCAGCACGGCCCCTCGAGTCCGCGCACGCGCAGACACCTGTCCACCGCCCCGCTAGTCCGCGCACGCGCAAACACCTCCCCAACCAGTCCAGGGTCCGGAGCCACGGCCCCAGCTCACCCCGCGGGTCTCACCTGCTCGGAATTGTCCAGGGAGCCCCCCGGCTTCCCGATGCACTTCCGGAAGCACTTGTCCGTCATCCTCTGTGGGGACACGCGAGCCGTCAGCCGCGACCCGCCCCCCGGAGGCTCCCgacccccgcccccggcccggccccggaCCTGCAGCAGCTCCTGCGCGTTGGCCACGGCGATCTGCACCTTCACCTGCTCCATGATGAGCCCCGGGTCCAGCTTGCCGCTGCCCGAGCCCCCGAAGTCGGAGCCGAAGCCGCCCTCCATGGCTCGGCAAAGTCAACCAGACCGCGGCCGCGTGCGCCAACCCGTACCCGCGCCGGAAGTCGGCCGCCCAGGGCACCACGGGAAGTGGAGTCCGGGCGTGCTGGGCGCGGGTCCGGACCACAGTTCCCGCAAGGCTGTGCGGGGCACCCTGTGCATGCGCAGATGGGAGCAGGCCGTCACCGACGAGTCGATGTCTCGTGTTCAGACTCCAGGGGCTAAGAGGCCtcgcgggggcgggggcggctcCGACCTGCCCCGGGGCGGTGAGGCCCGTCACTCCACGGTCAGGCTCCGcctccgggccggccccctgcgcATGCGCAGAGGGCGACAGGCGGGTCTACACTGCGCGCTGGGGCCGGGAGGGAACGTTGGGGGAGGGGAACCACGTGATCAAAAGCACAGCCTGGCGTCTGAGCCTCGGGTAGAAAGCCGAGGCAGGAAACACGGGTGGGGCTAAGGAGGCGCGGGGGGTTTCTGTGTACCCTGGCCAGGGAGACTCTCCCTTTTCCCTTGGGTGGGTCTTAGCCACCCGCTTcactgggggctggggcagcccCGCGTCGGCGTACACTCGGAGCCAGGCCTTAAAACCAAACTGTTTATTGGAGTGTTGTATAAAAAGTTTCCAGTCATAAAATGTATATTACAAATCATCGGAGAAAAAGACCACCTGTTTGGCATGCATCTTAAAAAGCAACCAATCTCGGCGTGGGGTCCAGACCAGACTGGTTCTC
This window harbors:
- the TIMM13 gene encoding mitochondrial import inner membrane translocase subunit Tim13 — protein: MEGGFGSDFGGSGSGKLDPGLIMEQVKVQIAVANAQELLQRMTDKCFRKCIGKPGGSLDNSEQKCIAMCMDRYMDAWNTVSRAYNSRLQRERANM